A single Xylella taiwanensis DNA region contains:
- the pstC gene encoding phosphate ABC transporter permease subunit PstC gives MTSTLIPKEISTLGGRDLRDGRADYFFKLALSATVAFVLIALVSAALSMLWGGRHVLQLQGINFFYSTEWNPVENRYGALAPIYGTIVTALIAMLIAVPVSFGIAFFLTEVAPRWLRRPVGTAIELLAGIPSIIYGMWGLFALVPVMTNHITPFLNDHLGTLPLIGVLFQGPPLGIGTLTAGFVLAIMVIPFISSMMREVFLTVPTRLKESAYALGSTKWEVSWNIVLPYTRSAVIGGIFLGLGRALGETMAVTFVIGNSVRLSPSLLTPGTTIAALIANDFGEATETYRSALLLLGFVLFIVTFAVLMVTRIMLMRLSRKEGN, from the coding sequence ATGACTTCCACCCTCATTCCCAAGGAGATCTCTACTCTTGGCGGGCGTGATCTGCGCGATGGACGAGCCGACTATTTCTTTAAGCTCGCACTGTCTGCCACTGTCGCCTTCGTTTTGATCGCTTTAGTGAGTGCAGCCCTATCAATGCTGTGGGGAGGACGCCACGTACTGCAACTGCAAGGCATCAACTTCTTCTACAGCACAGAATGGAACCCCGTAGAAAATAGATACGGTGCGCTAGCGCCGATCTACGGCACCATTGTGACCGCACTGATTGCGATGTTAATAGCGGTGCCCGTGAGCTTTGGTATCGCTTTTTTCCTAACCGAAGTCGCACCACGCTGGCTGCGCAGACCAGTTGGCACTGCAATTGAGTTGCTGGCCGGTATCCCATCCATCATCTATGGCATGTGGGGCCTGTTTGCGCTAGTGCCTGTGATGACCAACCACATCACTCCGTTCCTCAATGATCACCTCGGTACTCTGCCGCTGATCGGCGTGCTGTTTCAAGGACCGCCGCTGGGAATCGGCACACTGACTGCTGGCTTCGTGTTAGCAATCATGGTGATTCCATTCATCTCCTCAATGATGCGTGAGGTGTTCCTGACTGTCCCGACTCGACTGAAAGAATCGGCATACGCACTGGGTTCAACCAAGTGGGAGGTGAGTTGGAACATTGTGCTTCCCTACACCCGATCAGCAGTGATCGGCGGCATCTTCCTCGGCCTAGGCCGTGCACTGGGCGAAACCATGGCGGTGACTTTCGTGATCGGCAATAGCGTACGTTTGTCGCCCTCGTTACTGACACCAGGAACCACGATCGCTGCGCTGATTGCCAACGACTTCGGCGAAGCCACAGAAACCTACCGCTCGGCATTGTTACTACTCGGCTTCGTACTGTTTATCGTTACCTTCGCAGTACTGATGGTCACTCGCATCATGTTAATGCGGCTATCACGCAAGGAGGGCAACTGA